In the Solanum pennellii chromosome 5, SPENNV200 genome, one interval contains:
- the LOC107019970 gene encoding beta-amyrin 28-monooxygenase-like has translation MELLYVCLVCVFVFLVSLLLLYKKKSGEGLPPGKTGWPVFGESLEFLSSGWKGHPEKFIFDRVAKYSSSVFKTHLLGEEAAVFCGASGNKFLFSNENKLVQAWWPNSVNKVFPSSTQTSSKEEAIKMRKMLPNFFKPEALQRYVGIMDHITQRHFASGWENKEQVVVFPLTKRYTFWLACRLFLSVEDPKHVAKFADPFDVLASGLISIPIDLPGTPFNRAIKASNFIRKELVRIIKQRKIDLGEGIASSTQDILSHMLLTCDENGKFLGDLDIADKILGLLIGGHDTASSACSFIVKYLAELPHIYQRVYTEQMEIAKSKGPGELLRWEDIQKMKYSWNVACEVLRLAPPLQGAFREALSDFMFNGFYIPKGWKIYWSANSTHKREEFFPDPEKFDPSRFEGSGPAPYTFVPFGGGPRMCPGKEYARLEILVFMHHLVKRFKFEKIIPHEKIIVNPMPIPANGLPLRLYPHHHNP, from the exons atggaGTTGTTGTATGTCTGTCTTGTTTGtgtatttgtttttttggtttCCCTGTTGCTCTTGTACAAGAAGAAATCCGGAGAAGGGCTTCCTCCGGGTAAAACTGGGTGGCCTGTATTTGGAGAGAGCCTCGAGTTTCTGTCGAGTGGTTGGAAAGGCCACCCTGAAAAATTCATCTTTGATCGTGTGGCTAAGTACTCATCTAGTGTGTTCAAAACTCACCTTCTAGGTGAAGAAGCTGCGGTTTTTTGTGGTGCATCAGGCAATAAATTCTTATTTTCAAACGAAAACAAGTTAGTACAAGCATGGTGGCCAAATTCAGTGAACAAAGTGTTCCCATCTTCAACACAAACTTCTTCGAAAGAAGAAGcaattaaaatgagaaaaatgctCCCTAATTTTTTCAAACCTGAAGCATTGCAACGTTACGTTGGTATTATGGACCACATAACCCAACGTCACTTTGCTTCGGGATGGGAAAATAAAGAGCAAGTTGTGGTTTTCCCATTAACAAAACGTTACACTTTTTGGTTAGCGTGTAGATTGTTTTTAAGCGTGGAGGATCCTAAGCATGTAGCAAAATTTGCTGACCCATTTGATGTTTTGGCTTCTGGATTGATTTCAATACCTATAGATTTGCCTGGAACACCGTTCAATCGCGCAATTAAGGCTTCAAATTTTATAAGGAAAGAGCTAGTGAGGATTATAAAACAAAGGAAGATTGATTTAGGTGAGGGGATAGCATCATCAACACAAGATATATTGTCACATATGTTGTTAACATGTGATGAAAATGGGAAATTTTTGGGGGACTTGGATATTGCTGATAAAATACTAGGCTTGTTGATTGGTGGACATGATACTGCTAGTTCTGCTTGTTCTTTCATTGTTAAGTATCTTGCTGAGCTTCCACACATTTATCAACGAGTTTACACAG aGCAAATGGAGATAGCAAAATCAAAGGGTCCGGGGGAATTATTGAGGTGGGAAGACATCCAAAAGATGAAATATTCATGGAATGTGGCATGTGAAGTTTTAAGACTTGCACCACCTCTCCAAGGTGCTTTTAGGGAAGCCCTTTCTGATTTCATGTTCAATGGTTTCTATATACCTAAAGGATGGAAG ATTTATTGGAGTGCAAATTCTACACATAAGAGAGAAGAATTTTTTCCAGATCCAGAAAAATTTGACCCATCAAGATTTGAAGGAAGCGGACCAGCTCCATACACATTTGTACCTTTTGGTGGAGGACCAAGAATGTGTCCAGGAAAAGAATATGCTCGTTTAGAAATTCTTGTTTTCATGCACCATCTTGTTAAAAGGTTCaagtttgaaaaaattattccaCATGAGAAAATCATAGTCAATCCAATGCCCATTCCCGCCAACGGGCTCCCCCTTCGACTCTACCCTCACCACCACAACCCATGA